DNA from Mustela nigripes isolate SB6536 chromosome 14, MUSNIG.SB6536, whole genome shotgun sequence:
AAGATGTCCTGTGCTCGCAATGTCCCTCTGTTCTCCAGAGTCCCGCACTCAGAATGAGCCCCACCCCCCCGCATTGTGATGTCATGAAGCATTAGCCAATGTCTGCCTTTTTGGGCTGCGATCCTGGCCTCCCAGCACCACTGCCCTCCATTGATAGGGAGAAACCACCGTCTTCTGCACTGGCCCTTAACCTGCAGGGCAGCCGCGGAGCATGGATCCCTCCTGATTCTATTCCTGGCCCGATGATTCTCACAGTCAAGCTGCTTCTGGGCCGGAGATGCAGCCTGAAGGTGTCCGGGCAGGAGAGTGTGGCCATGCTGAAGAAGCTGGTGTCAGAGCACCTGCAGGTGCCGGAGGAGCGGCAGCACCTGCTCTTCCGAGGCCAGCATCTGGCTGATGACAAGCGTCTCTCCGACTACTGCATCGGGCCCAATGCCTCCATCAATGTCATCATGCGGCCCTTGGCAAAGACAGCGGCCGCGGAGGCCCACCCGCCCCAGCCCTTGTGGCACCATCTGGGCCTGGTCCTGGCCAAGCACTTCGAGCCCCACGACACCAAGGCGGTGCTGCAGCTGCTGCGGCGGGAGCACCAGGAGCGCCTGCGGAGGATAAGCCTGGGGGACCTAGAGCAGCTGGCCCGGTACCTCCTGATAGAGGAGCCCCTGGCGGAGCCCACAGGGGAGAAGGGGCCTGAGGCCGACGAGACCTTAGAGCCCCaagacaaagaggaggaggagaaagacaaagaggaggaggacagggaggaggggaaggctgAGCAGTAAACTAGCCTCTCCTA
Protein-coding regions in this window:
- the UBL4B gene encoding ubiquitin-like protein 4B; the protein is MILTVKLLLGRRCSLKVSGQESVAMLKKLVSEHLQVPEERQHLLFRGQHLADDKRLSDYCIGPNASINVIMRPLAKTAAAEAHPPQPLWHHLGLVLAKHFEPHDTKAVLQLLRREHQERLRRISLGDLEQLARYLLIEEPLAEPTGEKGPEADETLEWS